The following is a genomic window from Spirosoma foliorum.
ATCGTTAAATTTCGTAATGGAAGAGTTTAAGCAATACCCAGAACTACTTCAACGGGTTAAACAACAGATTCAACAGGCTCAAGTTAAAGTAGCTACCTCAGCCAACCAACAACTCTTACTCTCCTATTGGCAGGTGGGTAGTTTAATCCTGTTTTTTCAACAGCAACAAGGCTGGGGAGCCAAAATAATTGATCGTCTTTCAACTGACATTCGCCAAGCGTTTCCGGGGGCTGAGGGCTTTTCAACCCGTAACCTGGGCTACATGAAGAAATTTGTGATGGCTAATCTGCCCTTAATTTTGCAACAGGGTGTTGCAAAATTACCTGAATCCACTCAGGAGGCCATTGATGTAGCCCCCATTTTAGACAATGCAGAAAACTTTGAGCAACTTTTCTTGCGCTCAGTATTGTCCAAAATCACCTGGTCACACCATATTATCCTGCTAGATAAAGTTAAAGACCCAGCGCAACGAATTTGGTATATCGAACAGACGTTAACAGGAAGTTGGGGACGAAACGTACTTCGCCATCAAATTGAAATTGATTTGTACAAGCGTCAGGTAAAGACACCCAAACTGACCAATTTTGAGCATACCCTGGCTAAACCTCAGTCTGATCTGGCCACTCAGCTATTGAAAGATCCTTATGTATTCGACTTTGTGGTAGCCACAGCCAAAGCTAAAGAGCGCGATGTGGAAAGCCAGTTAGTTCAGCAGGTGAGTAAGTTTCTGCTGGAATTGGGCCAGGGCTTTGCCTTTGTGGGCCGCCAATATCCTTTGAAAGTAGGGGATGGGGAGTACTACATCGATTTGTTGTTTTACCATATTCGCTTGCGTTGTTACATAGTCATCGAACTAAAAGCCAGAGACTTTGAACCGGGGGACGCTGGCCAGATTAACTTTTATGTGAATGTGGTCAACGACTATCTTCGTACCAAAGAGGATAATCCAACGATTGGTTTACTATTATGCAAAGGCAAAAACCAAGCGTTGGCGGAGTATGCCCTGGCTGGAATTACGAATCCTTTAAGTGTCGCCGATTATGAATTAACGAGAGCGGTACCTGAGGAATTGAAATCCCAACTGCCCTCCATTGAAGATCTTGAACAGGAATTAAAAAATGAAGGAGAAGGGCTGGATTAACTCACACTCATACTACATAGAAAGAAAAATCGGTAGACTTTCCATAACCCCTTTTGGGAGGGTTTCTTGAACGATTTTCTAAATGGAAGATTTGCATACAAATATCTGATTAATAGCAAATTAAGGATCCAATAAATTGTATTGACTTGCCTTTTATTGGACGAAAAATAAGTTGACCCGTCCTAATTTGTGTAGGGTGATTGCACGAAAAGCTAAGTTAGCCATCTTTGACAGATGGACGTAGCCGAATTGTTTTTTGAGATTGATGATCCCCGCCAAGAAGGAAAGTGTTTTCACCAGCTAACCGATATTCTAATGATCGTACTTTGTGGATACTTAGCTGATTGTGAGGGATTTGAAGAGGTTTATGATTATGCTTGTGATAAACAGGAGGTGTTCCGTGAGTTTTTGGAACTACCCTGCGGGATTCCTTCGCACGATACCCTAAATCGGGTCTTTCGCCGACTTGAGCCCACCCAGCTGGAGACTTTGTTAACCAATTGGGGCAAAGAAATTGTTGACCTGCTGACCCAAAAACAGCTTATCATCGACGGTAAACAACTGCGGGGAACGGTAGAGGCTGGCCACAAACAAGCCACCGTTCAGATTGTCAGTGTCTGGGCCGAGAAAGAGCGGTTGTGTCTGGCTCAGAGCCAGATAGCTACTAAAACCAACGAGATCAAAGCGATTCCTGATTTGTTAAAATCGATTGACATCGCCAGTAGCGTGGTTAGTATGGATGCCATTGGATGCCAAAAAACGATTGCCAAACTCATTATCGATCAGCGGGCAGACTATCTCATTGGCTTAAAGGCCAATCAGGACGGCTTATATGAACAAGTGGTCGATTGGTTCGAGCGAACAAAGCCTTCCTTACAAGCCGATATAAGCCGGGATTTGGGCCATGGGCGAGCTGAAAAGCGGGCTGTATTCGTAAGCGAAACACTGGACTTGATTGATGCCGCAGCGGGGTGGGTAGGCTTAAAAAGCGTCATTTATGTGGAGTCAACTCGTTGGATCAATGACAAAGAACAGCGCAGTACACGCTACTATATCAGCTCACTAAGAGGCTATTCAGCCGCTCAGATGAGTTGCTACATTCGTCGGCACTGGAGTATTGAGAATGAGCAGCATTGGCACCTTGATGTCACCTTTGATGAAGATGGGTGCCAGGTCCGGAAAGACCATGCTCCGCGTAATTTGAGTACGGTTCGTAAGTTGGCCTTAGGCTTAATTAGTCGTGACCCGGCCAAGATGAGTTTGAAGCGTAAGCGAAAGAAAGCTGCCCGAGACGATGCTTATCTAATGACTCTATTGAGCCAACTTAACGTTTGATGCAATTACCCTGTAATTTGTGTTGACCGTTTGTTGGTTATCCATCTTTTTATTAACCACCAATTTATACCCTAATTTAACATCCGCCATATCCACCGTCTGCTTTTGGGGATAATAATTCTTCCATCTCCGCTTCAGCTTTTTCTCCCCGTTGTGTGCCTGATCCGGTACGAGCATGTCACAGCTCAAATGTGGGCGCTTATAGTTGTAAAGGAAAACCGCTTGCTTAAGCACTAACTCGGCCTGGGCTAACGAGTACACTCCTCGGTGAACTAGATACTCATTCTTGATGATCCCATTTATCCTTTCAGCAACTGGATTCTCCAATGGATCACTCGTCTCGGTCATACTGATTTGAACATGATAGGCGTCCAGCAGCGTGGTACAAATGGCACTACAGTATTGAATTCCCCGATCACTATGGTGAATCAATGCCTTGGCCGTTCATCGATTAATTTTTTTCAGTGCCATTTGAAGGGCGGTTTTGCAATGAACAGCACCTAAGGTCGGTGCTACACAATAGCCGCACAGGCGGCCCTGCCATGATTCGCTTGGAATAAGCATCGGTCACGAACGAGATATAGAGACATCCATATTGAGTAAGCCAATAGGTGATGTCCGATACCGCACCGGCGGCCCGGCCACAATTGATTGGGCCTTTCCACCACTAAGTCCTTTATTAAATTCGGGTATTTACGGAACGGATGACCCGAAAAGATAGTCCTCATCTTTCGCCTTATCGTGCTGATTAACAGTCAATTAGCTGCTAGAAGTTCAAAGAAGCCATCCCGGCCCATCTTTATTCCGCACCGGCGGCCCGGCCCTTTCCAAGAACTCGTTCTCCAACATACTGTAGAGCTTTCGACCGCCAATACGTGGATGATCCTGGCGAACCTTCTTGACTAGTTGTAGTATGTCAGCGTCGTAGCTCACCGGGCCCGTTTACCGTTGCCAATATTGATAGTAAGCCTGTCGGCTAAACCAAGCGCACTCTCTAACTGCCGAATCGAAATGTTGGGATAATTCGTCAGCATAAACCGGATGGCTTGGTAACGGACTTTTTTTAATATCGACCCCCAGTTCATGTTTAGCCACTGGCACCAGAGTCGAATAATAAAGGGTTTTAAAGTTGGCCGTTTCCAGTTCTTCTTCGAGCGAACGCACCTTGGCCCGCAGTTGATTGACTTGATCTTCTGGGGTAGAAGCCCGAGTTGACTTTCTTGAGAAAGGGGACAACAAATCAGGGTGAGTTGAGGCAGCTTGCTTCTTAACTTTGGCTTCCTCTTCGATTTTCCTGATCCAACGCAGTACTGTTAGTCGATTGACTTTATACCGCTCAGCGGTCTGGTCAATGTTGAGTTGGCCGAGCAGAACGGCGGCCACCATTTGGTGCATGACAGATTTAGACTGTTTCATGCGTAGTCTAACAAGTCACAGTTTTAAAACATGGTGTTCTGAATCGCCACCAATTTTTCCAATTTTATCAATTTTTCTAATGGCTACTGATTGGATTTAGACGATTTGGTCCGATTAAGTGATAGGATGTAAGATAAGTGCACGAGGGATACTCCTTGTAAACGCTTTTTACCGAGTTGGCTCACTATAGACCCAACATCTCCATGTATTATTTACTCGAAATCACCGCCCAACTGGAAGAAACGCTTATCTATCGAAGCAAAGGTGTACGTCGTCAAATGAAAGTGGACAAAAGGGGTGAAAATGAGAAGAGACAATTCAGTAAATTGTTTCACTCAAACCTCCTTAATTATGTCCAATTCGGCTAAAACCTCCAAAGCCAAGCGCACAGCCTCGCAATCTCCCACCTCTGCCGAGCGCAAGCCTGCTTTATCCATCATCAAAGACATTCAGCGACAAACCCGACGCCAATACACCGCTGAAGAAAAGATTCGCATTGTGCTAGAAGGCTTGCAAGGCGAACAGTCAGTAGCTGAGATCTGTCGGCGGGAAGGGCTCAACACCAACATTTATTACCGCTGGAGTAAAGAGTTTCTCGAAGCGGGTAAGAAACGACTGGCGGGTGATACAACTCGAGAAGCCACCGCTCCCGAAGTGCAGTCCATCAAGTCCGAAAATGAGGCTCTTAAACAGCTGGTAGCCGAACTGAGCTTAGAGAATCGGGTATTAAAAAAAAAGCCTTAAGGCCGACGATTAACCCCGATCATCACATGACTCAGTCCGAGAAAATGGAGATTATAAGCTTAGTCGAACAGTCACCCATCAGTGTAAAGGCCACGTTACAGGAACTGGGGATCAACCGAGCTACTTTTTACAGCTGGTATAAGCGTTATTTAAGCGCTGGCTTTGATGGCTTGGCCGATCAACCTTGCCGTCGTACAAGCATCTGGAATCAACTACCAATCGGCGAAAAAAATCGGATTGTTGAGCTAGCTTTAGATCGACCTGACCTTTCCAGTCGCGAACTGGCTTGCTATATCGTTGATAATGAGCAGTGGTTTGTCTCCGAATCCACCGTTTACCGGGTTCTCAAAAGTCGGGGGCTAATCACTACCCCTGCTTATCGGTTGATGGAAGCGGCTGACCACTTCTATAATCCGACCACGGCTCCCAATCAACTCTGGCAGACTGACTTCACCTATTTCAAGATCAAGCACTGGGGTTGGTATTATCTGTCGACGGTATTGGATGATTATTCTCGGTACATCTTAGCTTGGGAATTATGTCCGGGCATGCAAGCGACAGATGTAGAGCGAACCGTGCAAGCTGCTCTGAAAGCGAGTAGTCTGAAAAGTGGTCAGCGGCCTCGTATGCTCTCCGACAATGGTTCGGCTTATGTATCTCGCTATCTAAAGGATTATCTGAAAGGAGAAAGCATCGATCATATTCGTAGCGCTCCCTTTCATCCGATGACCCAAGGAAAGATCGAGCGGTATCATCGATCCATGAAAAACGTGCTGTTATTAGAACACTACTATAGTCCGGATGAGTTGAGAGAACGCCTAACGGAGTGGGTAGACTATTATAATCATCAACGCTACCATGAATCACTGGACAACGTACGGCCAGCCGATGCGTACTGGGGCCGTCAAGAGCAGATCTTGGCTAGTCGGCAAAAAACGAAGCAGCTAAGTTTGTCCCAACGCCGGAAAAATCATATTTTTCAGCGAGCCCAAAGTGGCTAAAACCATCTCTTCTCTTTTCACCCGCGTCTGTCCACTTTCATTTGACGACA
Proteins encoded in this region:
- a CDS encoding PDDEXK nuclease domain-containing protein, translated to MEEFKQYPELLQRVKQQIQQAQVKVATSANQQLLLSYWQVGSLILFFQQQQGWGAKIIDRLSTDIRQAFPGAEGFSTRNLGYMKKFVMANLPLILQQGVAKLPESTQEAIDVAPILDNAENFEQLFLRSVLSKITWSHHIILLDKVKDPAQRIWYIEQTLTGSWGRNVLRHQIEIDLYKRQVKTPKLTNFEHTLAKPQSDLATQLLKDPYVFDFVVATAKAKERDVESQLVQQVSKFLLELGQGFAFVGRQYPLKVGDGEYYIDLLFYHIRLRCYIVIELKARDFEPGDAGQINFYVNVVNDYLRTKEDNPTIGLLLCKGKNQALAEYALAGITNPLSVADYELTRAVPEELKSQLPSIEDLEQELKNEGEGLD
- a CDS encoding ISAs1 family transposase, whose product is MDVAELFFEIDDPRQEGKCFHQLTDILMIVLCGYLADCEGFEEVYDYACDKQEVFREFLELPCGIPSHDTLNRVFRRLEPTQLETLLTNWGKEIVDLLTQKQLIIDGKQLRGTVEAGHKQATVQIVSVWAEKERLCLAQSQIATKTNEIKAIPDLLKSIDIASSVVSMDAIGCQKTIAKLIIDQRADYLIGLKANQDGLYEQVVDWFERTKPSLQADISRDLGHGRAEKRAVFVSETLDLIDAAAGWVGLKSVIYVESTRWINDKEQRSTRYYISSLRGYSAAQMSCYIRRHWSIENEQHWHLDVTFDEDGCQVRKDHAPRNLSTVRKLALGLISRDPAKMSLKRKRKKAARDDAYLMTLLSQLNV
- a CDS encoding integrase core domain-containing protein gives rise to the protein MIHHSDRGIQYCSAICTTLLDAYHVQISMTETSDPLENPVAERINGIIKNEYLVHRGVYSLAQAELVLKQAVFLYNYKRPHLSCDMLVPDQAHNGEKKLKRRWKNYYPQKQTVDMADVKLGYKLVVNKKMDNQQTVNTNYRVIASNVKLAQ
- a CDS encoding IS3 family transposase (programmed frameshift), producing the protein MSNSAKTSKAKRTASQSPTSAERKPALSIIKDIQRQTRRQYTAEEKIRIVLEGLQGEQSVAEICRREGLNTNIYYRWSKEFLEAGKKRLAGDTTREATAPEVQSIKSENEALKQLVAELSLENRVLKKKPLRPTINPDHHMTQSEKMEIISLVEQSPISVKATLQELGINRATFYSWYKRYLSAGFDGLADQPCRRTSIWNQLPIGEKNRIVELALDRPDLSSRELACYIVDNEQWFVSESTVYRVLKSRGLITTPAYRLMEAADHFYNPTTAPNQLWQTDFTYFKIKHWGWYYLSTVLDDYSRYILAWELCPGMQATDVERTVQAALKASSLKSGQRPRMLSDNGSAYVSRYLKDYLKGESIDHIRSAPFHPMTQGKIERYHRSMKNVLLLEHYYSPDELRERLTEWVDYYNHQRYHESLDNVRPADAYWGRQEQILASRQKTKQLSLSQRRKNHIFQRAQSG